The window tatattatgtgtagGAAAGACTATGAGTAACAGATATCATAGGACTCTGGACCAAGAAGGACATCAAGGTAAGAGATCATAGGTGTCGCTCACTGCTCGTCATTGGTAACGTTAGACTGTTCTTCAGACATTGCTACCACGATAGATAAAAACTATTCTGTGCTATTTTTTTCACTGTGCAGtccagagctctgctacatccatacactcaaaTAGCTCTGCTTCATTCATCCACTCAAACACAGAACGCTGCTACATCGATCCTCTCACACTCATAGTTCTTCTATATCCATCCATTtatacacagatctctgctacatccatttacacacatggctctgctacatccatccatttacacaaagagctctgctacatccatccattcacacacagagctctgctacatccatccatttacatacagagctctgctacatccatccattcacacacaaagctctgctacatcaatccatttacacacagagctctgctagatccatccattcacacacagagCTATGCTAGatccatccattcacacacagagctctgctacatccatccatttacacacagagctctgctagATACATCCTTTCACACACACAGAGTTCTGCTACATCCACCTATTCATTCACTCACTCCCAGTGTCAGTATTAAGAACATTTTCCTCCCATCCCCCGGCTCCATCCTAATCCGTAGCATGATAGGGTTCAAGGACCTTACAGTGATAAGTAATGAGTACAGGTGCCGCTGGCGTGGAGGTGgaggaaagggggaaataatcgcaagtgctagtgaTACTTTaacatttgggattatttcaTGGTTTCTAGGCCAGTGTCCTggggcagaagccctgataaataagccccaaagtgtTATTTGCTCCAACACTGAAGCACCAAATGGGATTAAAATGACCAGGTTTTTGGTCCTTAACCCCAGCAGCATAAGGACATATCACTGTAAGGTGGGCTTCAAATTTGGCTAAAGGgcccctttaaatatattttataggaACAAATTTTGATAAACACCCCTCACCATGTGATGTAAAGGAAATATAAGAGTTTGACCCCTTTCTTCTTCTTCTGGATCCTGCTGTAGGCTACCCTCAAGTTCTGGACCAGATCGAAGACTCAACAATGGACTGTGGAGTGAAGACCCTGATTTTCCTCAGCTTCTGTGTAGTTGGTAAGAAATGTCATTGATAAGGACGATGCGATGATGACATAGAGGTCcaaaaatttgtcaaaaattgGTCCTAGTAGAAGGCAACTTTGtgaaaacttgatgataaatttgAGGAACAGCGATTGTGGTGTGAGCATCACTAGGTCCAGTGAAAACCTATAAAGTCCATCATTAGGGTTTTGGTGAGGAGCACCAAGCCGGTATACCAGCTCCCTAGAAGATTAGCTTCTAGGTGCACCTAGGGGTGACCACCATTTTTCTTCATATGGTTCTGCTGGGAAATGGATGGCATTGGATGTagaacatactggggctcatttatttacccggtccatttgcgatcctgcggcgcgttgtccgacgttgattcggagcttgccgggattcaataaggtcgtgcgtccgatatccactaggtgtctgccggagttcaccttcttggtgcatgtgagtgctattcttgcaacacaatttttttttttaacttccgcAGTTTTCCAATTTCTGTCAGGTGAAAGCCGgcgttgatgcgccacaatccgatttcttgcgccaaaatcctggggcaatcccgacgaaaatgcgcgattcggacctttagtaaatgagtcccactgTGTTTGGACAACAGGTATCAGAGATCTAGTTATAATGAGTAGTAAGAGGAGCTCAGCTGTGGTTCCTGGTTCAAGCCACCGTCCAAAGATCAGAGTTAGACCTCTGCCTCTATGCTCTGTTCTTATATCCGTGCCGAAGACGGTAGCAGCTGATTACATTTTGGTAGTATCCCATCCAATCTACAATTCTATATGGGGGAAAAATTAGTAGTTGAGACTCTTGATATCTTCAAAGGAGTAATTGGCGGAGTTTGGATAGGTTTATGATCTCTCCTGACCCTACTGTTGGTTGTATGGATTTTGAGGCGCTCTAAGTCCTCATGTGCACAACTGTTTTTTTAGATGCAAAAACACCCAACGCAACTTTTTTGCCATATTAAACACGGCCCTATTGATTTTAGTGGGAAATACTGCAATCTACATGATAGCTGTATTTCTCACCGCACCGTGAACGAGTTGCGAAACCTCAATGCAAAAAAATAGAACTTTGACAATTTTGTGGAATGGTCTCTCCATAGAGGTCTACTGGACCATAAAAAAGGCCACATACAGTTTCATTCTGATGTCCACCGCATCCGGCACATTTTAGCGGTAGATTGCTGAGGAGACCAGGTCATGTGGGAGGGCCTGACCTTCACGGGTTTGCTGCAGTTTTTGAACAAATACAGAGAAGATGGATGCAGAGAGATTATTCCACAGTCAGACATAGCAATGGAGTCTAAACTCACTTGTATATGGAGTTGTATATGGGtactatagtatatagtatatgggtgACATATAGCTGGCATATAGCTGGTTTTGTTGCTGCAGAATGGGACTGTAAAACGCATACGGTCATGTGATTGATACTAATTTCAATAGGTGTTCTCCACTTCTCTATCATGGCACCAGCAGGGCCCACTAGAACCTTCAGTAATTTAGAAATTCTTCTGTTACTAAGTTCATCAGTATATTTTCTGTTCCTCAATATATTTTGCAACAATAAGGTGATGAAGGTCTTGAGACAACTCACTGGTTTTACCCATCATGATATATTTGCTGTGTTACACCTTGGTAATGCACACCTTTTCACAGACCATCCAGTTGAGCCGGCTGATATTATATTtgggattgctttctaattactgatagatttcagctggtgtcatgactttctaTGACTTTTTGCAACTCACTTTTTTTGCTGTGTCATCTCATTGTTACCCATAATGTAATTTATGGATATCTATGGTTTCAATTCTTTGCCATTGTGGATCGGGTGGGTTGTTGTCCATGTCTGGCTACAATTTAATGTAAATTACACCTTTAGTACTATAATTATATTTGGCAACAAGTTTCAcctgctgtatacatatattttgtTTATGGATAGATTATTACCTTAATAATTTAGAATTTAAGCTTCATAATTCGAGAGCCCACGGGGAAGCCTCCTGACATGGGAATGTCCATCAGCCGTACATGTGTTTGCATCCTTTGTTTTTCttgctataacttttttaaaaatttttcccaAATCTATTTACAGTTCAATCCCATCTTTGGCTACTTAAAAACGATCTAAAAGTTTTGATTTCTGTTCCGTCCACCCACATGGGAGACACTGAGATTGGGCCGGCGGTGTTGACTATAAAAGCCGGTCATCCTCTAATGTACACAGTCACAGCCCAGAAGAACGAAACCAAATGCATCAACTCCGCCAAATCCCTCTGCACGTCCTTGATGAAAGAGCCAAGAGTTGATATTTCGGTGTCCTCCAGGGCGAGTAATGGAAAAACTTCTTCTTACTCGGCTTCCATTAGTGCGTCACAGCGTCTCGTGATATTTGTTGGCTCTGAAGTCAGTGTCAGGCCTCAGCCGGAGATTGGAGAACGTGGAAAAATCTCAGTCATTCTGGATGTGATGTACGATGAGGCCAAGACTTCTAGAGGCTCCCTCAGCTCCAGAAGAAGACCTGAAACATTTACCCTTGATGTTGAATTTTTCACAACTACCAAGTGGTTCTAGACTGCGTGAGTATGCTACTTAAagggataacactgacccatcattacatcactactgacaatagatgatgtcacagcttatctcctccccctccctgtacaatgtcctctatatagataacactgacccatcattacatcactactgacaatagatgatgtcacagcttatctcctccccctccctgtacaatgtcctctatatagataacactgatccatcattacatcactactgacaatagatgatgtcacagcttatctcctccccctccctgtacaatgtcctctatatagataacactgacccatcattacatcactactgacaatagatgatgtcacagcttatctcctccccctccctgtacaatgacctctatatagataacactgacccatcattacatcactactgacaatagatgatgtcacagcttatctccaccccttcctgtacaatgacctctatatagataatactgacccatcattacatcactactgacaatagatgatgtcacagcttatctcctcctccctgtgcaatgacctctatatagataacactgacccatcattacatcactactgacaataaatgatgtcacagcttatctcctccccctccctgtacaatgacctctatatagataacactgacccatcattacatcactaatgacaatagatgatgtcacagcttatctcctccccttcctgtacaatgacctctatatagataatactgacccatcattacatcactactgacaatagatgatgtcacagcttatctccaccccttcctgtacaatgacttctatatagataacactgacccatcattacatcactactgactatagatgatgtcatagattatctcctcccccctccctgtacaatgacctctatatagataacactgacccatcattacatcactactgacaatagatgatgtcacagcttatcccctccccctccctgtacaatgacctctatatagataacagtgacccatcattacatcactactgacaatagatgatgtcacagcttatctcctcccccctccctgtacaatgacctctatatagataacactgacccatcattacatcactactgacaatagatgatgtcacagcttatcccctccccctccctgtacaatgacctctatatagataacagtgacccatcattacatcactactgacaatagaagatgtaataaacacagcaccagaaccaagctcagtatatgCAAACAGCCCTATAACCATGTTCTCCACCTCTACCAAATGAAGTACATAAATCCATTACCTCAGTTATACGACCTCCTAGCTCATAACATGCACTGAAAAGGCAAGTTTCTTTGACAGGAATCAACACAAGACGCAGAATCAAAGTTTGTCATAAGAACACCAATCAAAATGTCTACCTGTTTTCGGGTAGGGATAAGTCCATCCTAGAATAGTATAGCTAACACGTCTGCAAACAATGACCGGTTTGTGGTCAGATACCAGATCCACAGGTGCTTAGTGGAGCATTGTGGTACTTTGTGGTGGTTTACGGTAACCAACATAACATCAAGGCTCGGTCATCCCTCCCTCTGAGTAGATCCAGAATTGTAATATCTCATAACAGAGTTTGTAACAAAGACACAACGCCCATAATACTTCCAGCCTGTTATCCCTCCTCCACAGATCCCTATCAGTAGTTGTGCCCCCATATTAATGGTAATTACCCCTAAGTAGCTTTCTAAGAGGTAATAATGTATTTCCCTCTTTTTCAGATGACGTCATCATTTCAAGCAAATCTAATGCTTTAACCTGCTTATAATCACCCAAAACCCGGAAATTACCCACCAGGAGCTCGGAGAAGTCACCTGCTGCTTAGATCTACAGCAAATAATTCTCATACAGAATTGTGAACATTGAAAGATGGCATCACATTGCAATCCCTCCTGCacctaccatataatatatatatattaccattaTAATAACCTCAATAAAGACTGATTGGTTTTGCTTAATGTACAAAAATCTATTGTCTAAATGGTCAAAGTGTAACCCGAACCGCACAGAATTAACCACAAGTCCAAACACAATAAGAGTCAGCAAAGAAATATCATTCATAAAATCCAATAATCTActgttacttaaaggaaatctcccattagAGCCcattctgataaaccagggacattactcatagatccaggcaccgggactgtggtctccttccttgtaaaatccttccttataattatgctaatgcttgaaccagaagggctttggGTGGGCATTaacagagcctctctgtgctgcaacttcagaggctgttacactgtctagctCTCCCACTGTGTGTGCTGTTctccgcatatatatatatatatatatatatagttaatcAACTATTCAGCAGCAACAAGTGTCTGCAATTGCAGTAGCTACTACAGAAGAGGCAGTTACAGAGATGAGCTCAATACTGTatcagtggttgtatccaaggtgAATAAACCAAGTCCTGATTCACATCACTGTATCTAATCTACTGAAGCTGAGCTCTGgtcctgtctgctccacattCTGGATACAAGTCAGTCTACCAGTCAGTTACACCTTAATTCGCCTCAGAacaccctgctccctcagcacttccccccaccCCTTGCTTCATGTAATCTCTCTGCCGCAGAGGGAGTTTcggcacacaatgggagggggaagtgcctgtgaagctacagcacgggggggggggggggggggggggctctggtaacacccttctaactcattagaataattgttCAAGTTGATTTTACACGGAAGgagaccacagtcccggtgcctggatctatgagtaagtgtccctggtttatcatggtagattttcatttgggcattaacatttaatttgaTTCATCTGTCATAAAGATACATTCCTTCAAtttgattttattaaaaaaatgttcctgtctgGAGATAATTTCCCAATCATGGGAAATGCATAcataaatcctgggaccccatcggacccctcattctcgtgatcactgagacccccactgatcagcatgttagggactaacttggtttgtgggaaaaccccctttaaatacatttatactgtgtatatgtcagatGAAATGAATGAAATGTTAAGTGGAGGTGAGAATTCCCGTAAGAATCCCGTGTGTTGTGTGAATTCAGTAAAGCAATATATATTTTTCACCCATATTTAGCTGTATATGTACATTTGCGGAGGGTAATTTATGATGTTGAGAGTTCAAACAGGCCAGGGACAGGCTGGGAAATATGTCTGACACATGATCTGTATTTGCTGGTGTCATTACATCTGTCTGAATTGACCTGtatgcagagagctccccctagtggcagctgcTGAGCAAGTAGTTTAATGCAAGTCCCCCAGCACAGACAGCATGTGTCCTGCCTCCATATTAGACATGCTATTGCCCCAGTCCCTGAGTCAGAAGTCCCCAGGACACCCTTTAACACATATCtgataccccagcaagtaatgggcaTGGGGCTATCTTTCAGGATATGCCTggaacatggccgccatcttgtaAGTCTAGATGATGGATGAAGGGCATGATTATCCAATGGGAAGGGGGTCATAGAGCATCAAAGATTACCAGAAGCATCTCAGAAATCAATTTCCACAATTAGATCTGTAATATTTCTTCCAGTTCAAAGGTTTCAAACACAGagggccagatttacttacccggtccatttgcgatccagcggcacgttctctgcgctggattcggggccgtccgggatttattaaggtagttcctccaccgtccaccaggtggcgctgctgcgctgaaaagcatcggaatgcgttcatcgagccgggctgagtgaaggtgagtgcaagctccgcaacagatttttttttttaaatgcggtggtttttccgaatccgtcgggttttcgttcggccacgccccccgatttccgccgcgtgcatgccagcgccgatgcgccacaatccgatcacgtgcgccaaaatcccggggcaattcaggggaaaacgacgcaaatcggaaatattcgggtaacacgacgggaaaacgcgaatcgggctcttagtaaatgacccccagaaagTTGCAACAACAACAACCAGGAACGATCCCTGTGATACACAGCTATGTAACGTTATGCTTCTGGTGttgaacacagagctgaaggtGCACGATCCATTTGTTGAGAACCCAcatgagaatctatggagaaGGTCTGTGATAACTTTTGGAGAACATGAGATATAACAGATCTGATTGCAACAATTGATATCTGAGACAATCTTCTTTGATTTGCTACGTCATCACTTGGCCTTGATCCACTATggtggctttcaagatggcggccatgttcaGGACCTAACTTAAAGAATAGGCCTTAAGACGTGCAgggggatcagatacagacagtcctcgggttacgtacaagattggttctttagttttgttcttacgttgaatttgtatgtaagtcggaactgtatattgtattattgtaaacccagtctttgtgacaattggattttaaaattggattttgggttgtcataagaaccaggattaaccataaatcataattgcagacacattgataactgttacagctgattattgtagcctagggctaaagtagagtaaattaccaacatccagagggctgtttgtaactaggggtcgtctgtaagtcgggtgttcttaagttggggtcCGCCTGTATGTCATTTCgctttcatttctgaaataaaaccaTTGAACAAGGAACAACCATAAAGAATTTGACTTGTTTAATGGAAGTTAAAGACGATGATTATAGTTAGATGACAATGTTGTATCccaataatgtataatgtataacgtATAGACTGTGATATATGAGTTGTGCGCTACTCTCCGTGGTGATCACTGTTGCCCAATCATCTCCGGACGTCGCGCTGTGTTGTAGGAGATTGCCCGATGTCTATCTTCACGCGTTCTCAGTGCGTCGCCATCTACTTGTACCTAATATAGACGACTTCTTTCGCTCCGTTTGGGTG is drawn from Engystomops pustulosus chromosome 9, aEngPut4.maternal, whole genome shotgun sequence and contains these coding sequences:
- the LOC140076582 gene encoding uncharacterized protein — its product is MRWVESGALEVYILCVGKTMSNRYHRTLDQEGHQGYPQVLDQIEDSTMDCGVKTLIFLSFCVVVQSHLWLLKNDLKVLISVPSTHMGDTEIGPAVLTIKAGHPLMYTVTAQKNETKCINSAKSLCTSLMKEPRVDISVSSRASNGKTSSYSASISASQRLVIFVGSEVSVRPQPEIGERGKISVILDVMYDEAKTSRGSLSSRRRPETFTLDVEFFTTTKWF